Below is a genomic region from Clostridia bacterium.
CCGGATGTGGATTTTTACGATGGTAAAATTTATTTGGTGTTTGACCACGGCAGAACAAAAGAAAAAGAAATTCTGTTTTGCGCTTTTACGGAAGATGATATCATGAATGATAAAACAATCGAAGTTAAAATCATAAGCAAACCTTAAATTATTCCTTTGATAAGGAGTTTTGGATAACCATTAATAAGCTTATAAAAATGAATAAAACAAAAATGCATCGGTAAATTACACTTGCGGTGGCAATAATTGCAGAAACACAGCGATTAAATTGGTTCCTGTCAAATAAAAATTGTGTTGTGGCAAAGAATCATTAAGAAATACCTTGCTCGACATCCTCACATAAGGATAATTCGACAGAAAACCATTTTTTGTAAATTTCGCCTTGTACTGTACTTAAAAATAAGATTCTCGGTGCAAATCAGTTTGGGGTTAGATATTTTGCGAATTAGAAAAAGCAAAAAAATGCAGTAATGTAAAGCATACTGCATTTTTTGTTGTTTCTCCCTTGACAGCGTGAATGCAGGGGAGTATAATGAACAAAAATGGCAAAGGTGGCGTGTGTATGGCAAGCAAAACAAAAGCGGATATGTGTCAAGGCCCTCTTTGGGGCAGTATTTTTAAATTTGCCTTTCCCATAATGCTAACCGGACTTATACAGAGCCTTTATAATGCGGCGGATACCATTATTGTAGGCCGTTTCGCAGGGCAGGAAGCACTGGCAGGTGTTGGCACCAGTGCCGCTCTTACTGCAATGATGCTGAATCTGTTTTTGGGACTTACTTCGGGTGTAACGGTGCTTCTCGGCAATGCCATTGGAGCAAACGACACCAAAAATATTCACAAAATTGTACATACATCCATTTCTCTTTGTATTATTGGCGGTCTTTTTATTTCGCTTGTGGGTATTTTGTTTGCAGAGCCCCTGCTCCGTATGACGGGGGTGCCCGAAGAAGTTATGCCGCAGGCAACCATTTATATGAAAATTATATTTATGGACAAAATTCCTATGCTTATTTACAATATCGGCGCGGCAATTCTTCGCGCCAAAGGCGAAACCAAACAACCACTTTACATTGTGTCTGTATCAGGGATTGTGAATGTGGGGTTAAATCTGTTGTTTGTAGTTGGCTTGCATATGCAGGCAGAGGGGGTTGCCATTGCGACCGTTATTGCACAGATTATTAACGCAGTTGCAATTCTGATTATCCTTTGTAAGAGCGAGGATGATACACGTCTTATTTTTAAGAAACTTAAAATTTATAAAAGACAGGCGATAGATGTTTTGAAAATCGGTTTGCCTGCAGGCATTCAGAGTGCAACCTTTTCTTTTTCCACCGTTATCATTCAGTCGGGGATAAACAGCTTTGGCGCGGCGGCGATTGCAGGTAGTACTGCGGCAAATAACATCACAAATTTTTATGATATCGTCTTTAATGCTATGTTTACAACGCCTATGGTATATGTCAGTCATAACATGGGCGCTAAAAAATATGACAGAATCGGAAAAATTGTTCGGGTTTGCCTGAGCTATGTATGTATTTTCTGGTTCTTACTTGCACTTTTAAGTTACTTTGGTAGAAATACCTTTATTGGGTTCTATACACCGGGAGATGCCGAGGCAATCCGGTATGGTGCAACAGTGCTTTTAATTAGTGGTGTAACTTTTGGCTTGTGCGGACTTATGAACGTAATGGGCGGCACAATCCGCGGTATGGGACATTCGTTTAAAAGTATGATTGTGACCTTGGGTGGCGTTTGCGGTATCCGTATTTTATGGGTTTTGACTGTGTTTAAGGCGGCGCCTACCATTGAAACTTTGTTTATTTCTTATCCGCTTTCCTGGCTCGGCACGTTTTTAGTACATTGCATAATATTCAGATTTTTACTCAAAAAAATAAAAATGGGGTTCACTTCATAATTTCAGACAATTTTTATTTGTCGGTGGCAGAATGGTTTGTAAGCAGAAAGGAAAAATTCAGTTTTGCGCTTTTACGGAAGAGGATATCATTAATGATAAAACAATCGAAGTTAAAATCATAAGCAAACCTTAAATTATTCCTTTGATAAGGAGTTTTGGATAACCATTAATAAGCTTATAAAAACGAATAAAAACAAAAATGCACCCGGGATGGGTGCAATCAATCCTGTCATTCTGAGCGTTAGCGAAGTATCTCGGGCATGTGCGGATATTTTCCGCGGGAAACTCTGCGTTTCACATTTTTTCGGCTGACCCGGTCAGCAACGAAAAAATTGTTTACTCGAGACTTCACAGTCCGCAAATGCTGTCGCGCATTTGCGTCTGCTCCGACGAACCGACCTATCGGTGGTTCGTTCACGCAGGAGAGGTAACAAAACAAAAAAGCACCCGAGATGGGTGCTTTTTTGTTTTGAAGATAATGTGCAATTTTGATACAATTTTTTGGGCGGTGCAAAATGCACCTAGATTATTTCACTGTGAAATAATCTTTTTTTACAGATTAATCTCTTTGGAAAAGGTGCTCCTACAAGCAAAAGACTATTTGTTTTGTTTCCGATAAACTAAGGGTGTAATCCCTTCGTGTTTCTTAAATGCACGAATGTATGAGGAAGTATCAGCAAAACCACATTTTGTGCTTATTTCTTCAATTGAATCTGTAGTACTGTTGAGAAGATTTTTAGATACATGAAGCCTCAGATTTAATATGTATTCATATGGGGAAAAACCGGTGTTTTGTTTGAATACTGTGGAAAAATAGCATCGACTCAGATGACAAATGTCGGCAAGAGTATCTGCTGAAAGCGTATTTGAATAATTTTCTGATATATAATTAAGTACATCATTAATTCTGGATTTATCATATTTTATGCTGTGGTGGGAAATGAGCGTTGTAAGTATGCGGTAAATTACATCAGAACATTTTTCTTCAGGAATTGTCTTTTTTATGTAGTCGTAAATTTTGTCAAAATATACTTCAATTTCAGCCAAATCGGTCATCAGATTAGAATTATAAAGCTCGGTTATATATTTATAATATTTGTTGCTTTGTTCGCCCATGAAATGGATATATTTAAACTCCCAAATTTCACCTGAAGGAAAGTATTCGTGGGCTTTTTTACAGTCAATAAAAAAGATGCTTTTTGGAGTGATAGAATATTGCTTTCCGTTATATTTAAGAATGCCTTCACCATTTACGGTATATAAAAGCAGGTAGCTCGGCAGGTTGTTTCTTTTTATATAAAAATCACTTTTACATATAAAATGTCCTGTCCATTGCACATAATAATAAAGTTTTATTGCAGTTTCTGTTGCAATGTGGGGTAAAGTTGTTTTAAAAAAACAATTTTCATTAAGCAACATAGCTAATCACTCCTCAAATAATAATTCTTACACTATAAAACAAATTGCATATTTTTTGAAACAATATGTAATTGAATATAGCTTGAATATTTGATATAATTATAAACAAATAGAGAGGATTTGTCAATGGTTATTTGTGCGAGGTGAAATATGGATATTATAAAAAAATATGTAGATAAATTTAATGGAGAGGACGAAGAATTGTATGTAAATCTTATAGATAATGCACATGCTTATGAGTGGCTTTCGGATGAGATTCCTGTTTTTGAATGTCCGGATGAGGATATTGAAGAAGCTTATTATTTCAGGTGGTGGACATACA
It encodes:
- a CDS encoding MATE family efflux transporter — its product is MASKTKADMCQGPLWGSIFKFAFPIMLTGLIQSLYNAADTIIVGRFAGQEALAGVGTSAALTAMMLNLFLGLTSGVTVLLGNAIGANDTKNIHKIVHTSISLCIIGGLFISLVGILFAEPLLRMTGVPEEVMPQATIYMKIIFMDKIPMLIYNIGAAILRAKGETKQPLYIVSVSGIVNVGLNLLFVVGLHMQAEGVAIATVIAQIINAVAILIILCKSEDDTRLIFKKLKIYKRQAIDVLKIGLPAGIQSATFSFSTVIIQSGINSFGAAAIAGSTAANNITNFYDIVFNAMFTTPMVYVSHNMGAKKYDRIGKIVRVCLSYVCIFWFLLALLSYFGRNTFIGFYTPGDAEAIRYGATVLLISGVTFGLCGLMNVMGGTIRGMGHSFKSMIVTLGGVCGIRILWVLTVFKAAPTIETLFISYPLSWLGTFLVHCIIFRFLLKKIKMGFTS
- a CDS encoding helix-turn-helix transcriptional regulator is translated as MLLNENCFFKTTLPHIATETAIKLYYYVQWTGHFICKSDFYIKRNNLPSYLLLYTVNGEGILKYNGKQYSITPKSIFFIDCKKAHEYFPSGEIWEFKYIHFMGEQSNKYYKYITELYNSNLMTDLAEIEVYFDKIYDYIKKTIPEEKCSDVIYRILTTLISHHSIKYDKSRINDVLNYISENYSNTLSADTLADICHLSRCYFSTVFKQNTGFSPYEYILNLRLHVSKNLLNSTTDSIEEISTKCGFADTSSYIRAFKKHEGITPLVYRKQNK